The Mytilus edulis chromosome 12, xbMytEdul2.2, whole genome shotgun sequence genome contains a region encoding:
- the LOC139499010 gene encoding uncharacterized protein, which yields MVQKYVILKTGCLVVFMFHVIFIYHVYVKFKPDVQMKFKSNYYYNSRNITKKSLLTLFTSWSEDKGKYICRNNTINNWNLLHENVVRILFTNDAALSDRVKSMGWKVLPITKVGTTGVPILKYMFYATMAAEDSLFYAYANGDILFTDGLIKSIKAVKKSKLGGARDLLMIGRRYDVRNVSKNEATNYYKLITAVKSRGDLHRPEGIDYFILKKTYPLQDFPDLVIGRIRIDTYLVSVAVSSSHSHVVDISKTSIAVHQVTLPGKTGVDEGRSKHDASYNVKLLESKNFIKFYLRRGSTMCAPFYTKRSKNMTISIKDRKTDMHIRCTETVKIKTKQTIDNNKKKNEKGNS from the coding sequence ATGGTGCAAAAGTATGTCATTTTAAAAACAGGATGTTTAGTGGTTTTCATGTTTCATGtgatatttatatatcatgtatatgtaaaaTTCAAACCTGATGTCCAAATGAAATTCAAATCAAACTATTATTACAATTCAAGAAATATTACCAAGAAATCATTGCTGACTCTTTTTACTTCCTGGTCTGAAGACAAGGGGAAATATATTTGTCGAAATAATACAATCAACAACTGGAATCTTTTACACGAAAATGTCGTAAGAATTTTATTCACAAATGATGCTGCGTTGTCTGATCGAGTTAAGTCCATGGGTTGGAAAGTGCTTCCAATTACAAAGGTAGGAACAACAGGAGTgcctattttaaaatatatgttttatgcaACAATGGCTGCCGAAGATTCCTTATTTTACGCTTACGCGAATGGTGACATTCTTTTCACTGATGGTTTGATCAAAAGTATAAAAGCTGTGAAGAAATCAAAACTCGGAGGTGCGCGAGACTTGCTTATGATTGGTCGACGCTATGATGTACGTAATGTCAGTAAAAATGAAGCAACAAATTATTACAAACTTATAACTGCAGTAAAATCAAGAGGAGATCTTCATCGTCCCGAAGGAATCGATTACttcatcttaaaaaaaacttatccaCTTCAAGATTTTCCTGATCTTGTGATTGGACGAATACGAATTGACACCTACCTCGTTTCGGTAGCTGTTAGCTCCTCCCACAGTCACGTGGTCGACATCAGCAAGACATCAATTGCCGTTCACCAGGTAACACTACCTGGAAAGACAGGCGTTGATGAAGGACGTTCTAAGCATGAcgcatcatataatgtcaaattGCTTGAATCaaagaattttattaaattttatttaagacgTGGTTCAACAATGTGTGCTCCATTTTACACAAAGAGGAGTAAAAATATGACGATTAGTATAAAAGACAGAAAGACAGACATGCACATAAGATGCACAGAAAcggtaaaaataaaaacaaagcaaacgattgataacaacaaaaaaaaaaatgaaaaaggtaATTCATGA